A genomic stretch from Pararhizobium sp. IMCC21322 includes:
- a CDS encoding ABC transporter permease → MPRMIALILKHRVAIILALTLTISGLIVPGYLSGTTLSLGLDRAAAIGLIATGLTVLLIAGQIDLSGGAIFALAGIVSVILQPSIGILPAAFVGVLVGGLSGAINGLLVVGLKVNSLVLTLATMLIFRAVAHWITNSQPVSGIDIMFSLTMAQIYLDIFSIRSTLFIVLIVLLHVWLTRTIPGRNVFAVGSNPTAAEESGIRSGRIIFFGFVFAGSLAGVAGVLQSLVTNTGSPVFGSELTVAVIAAVVVGGTRLEGGRGSALGTLGGVLIMAALTMAMEFQSVPAYIQQVVSGLILILLVVLDRTVHTRGRTAGAIPLLVTQNPITTGGKK, encoded by the coding sequence ATGCCTCGCATGATTGCGCTTATCCTAAAGCATAGGGTCGCCATTATTCTGGCCCTCACGCTCACAATATCCGGGCTGATCGTTCCAGGTTATCTGAGTGGAACGACCCTCAGTCTGGGCCTTGATCGGGCCGCCGCAATTGGCCTGATTGCTACCGGATTGACGGTGTTGCTGATTGCCGGTCAGATCGACCTGTCCGGTGGCGCCATTTTTGCGCTCGCGGGCATAGTTTCAGTTATTCTGCAACCAAGCATCGGCATTTTGCCTGCTGCCTTTGTAGGTGTTCTGGTCGGTGGCCTGTCCGGGGCAATCAATGGATTGCTGGTGGTTGGCCTGAAGGTAAATTCTCTGGTCTTGACGCTTGCGACCATGCTGATTTTCCGTGCTGTGGCGCACTGGATCACAAACAGTCAGCCAGTGAGTGGCATTGACATAATGTTCTCGCTCACCATGGCGCAGATCTATCTTGATATCTTCTCCATACGCAGCACTCTTTTCATCGTCTTGATAGTGCTTTTGCATGTTTGGCTGACGCGCACCATTCCGGGCAGAAACGTGTTCGCGGTCGGATCAAACCCCACTGCCGCAGAGGAAAGTGGCATCCGCTCTGGTCGGATCATCTTCTTCGGCTTTGTTTTCGCCGGATCGCTGGCGGGCGTCGCTGGCGTTCTGCAAAGTCTTGTAACCAATACAGGGTCGCCTGTTTTTGGATCGGAATTAACCGTCGCTGTCATCGCTGCCGTGGTGGTTGGCGGTACCAGACTTGAGGGCGGGCGCGGCTCTGCGCTCGGCACCCTTGGCGGCGTGCTGATCATGGCTGCGCTGACCATGGCCATGGAGTTTCAATCGGTTCCCGCGTACATCCAACAGGTCGTTTCAGGACTTATCCTGATCCTGTTGGTGGTGCTCGACCGAACCGTACACACAAGAGGGAGGACTGCAGGCGCAATCCCCCTTCTCGTAACGCAGAATCCAATCACCACAGGAGGAAAAAAATGA
- a CDS encoding sugar ABC transporter substrate-binding protein: MIGKKSMIYVAVTAAMLASTSMGYAKTVCYVTAADSHAYVTPANLALQERAAELGIEILSLSQEFDVQKGTEQLNTCVARGVDGIILWPLDPQAYIPGLARAQQADIPSILINSPMDEAANQFIKSFTGPDVYEEGEMAADALSEAMGAKGTVVVIAGQAGNGTTIGRVAGFVDRLKETNAQIEILDTVNADFDQQKALVVSRDLITRFGDKIQGVYANDDTMARGFIDAWKEANPSKPTPPIVGINGQKDAFESIRTDEMYATIVQSPIEDGKLAIDTMAEILDGKEVDSRLPIPLTVVTKDNVESVEPAF, translated from the coding sequence ATGATTGGCAAGAAGAGTATGATTTATGTCGCAGTGACCGCTGCGATGCTGGCATCCACAAGCATGGGTTACGCGAAAACCGTTTGCTATGTGACGGCGGCTGATTCCCACGCCTACGTCACGCCAGCTAATCTGGCACTGCAGGAACGTGCTGCAGAACTGGGTATCGAAATCCTGAGCCTTAGCCAGGAATTTGATGTGCAGAAGGGCACTGAGCAGCTTAACACCTGTGTTGCGCGCGGTGTCGACGGCATTATTCTATGGCCGCTGGACCCTCAAGCCTATATCCCGGGTTTGGCACGCGCTCAACAGGCCGACATTCCATCCATCCTGATCAACTCTCCAATGGATGAGGCAGCCAACCAGTTTATCAAGTCGTTCACAGGACCCGATGTCTATGAGGAAGGCGAAATGGCTGCTGATGCCCTCAGCGAGGCAATGGGCGCCAAGGGGACTGTCGTCGTTATCGCAGGTCAGGCTGGCAATGGCACGACCATTGGACGGGTTGCCGGCTTTGTAGATCGTCTCAAGGAAACCAATGCACAGATCGAGATTCTTGACACGGTCAATGCTGATTTCGATCAACAAAAAGCGCTTGTTGTCAGTCGCGATCTGATCACCCGGTTTGGTGACAAGATACAAGGCGTCTATGCCAATGATGACACGATGGCACGTGGCTTCATTGATGCATGGAAAGAAGCAAACCCGTCTAAGCCTACCCCTCCCATCGTCGGCATTAATGGCCAGAAGGATGCGTTTGAATCAATTCGCACCGACGAGATGTACGCGACTATCGTTCAGTCTCCGATCGAAGACGGAAAACTTGCGATTGATACAATGGCGGAAATTCTCGATGGCAAGGAAGTCGATAGCCGGCTTCCAATCCCGTTGACCGTCGTAACGAAAGACAATGTTGAGTCCGTAGAACCGGCTTTTTGA
- a CDS encoding class II fructose-bisphosphate aldolase, with protein sequence MTIATLTDVLQPAMANGYAIGGLVVLGWEDAKAYVEAAEETGMPVILQAGPGCRAYTPMPILGKMFRHLAEQASIPVVCHLDHGYKREECFEAIDCGFTSVMFDGSKLPLSENIDKTASIAEKAHAAGVSLEGEVGYVGYADGPASAGTTPEEAERFDRESGADAMAISIGNVHLQTEKSAGIDFAALRAIEAVTRLPLVLHGGSGIPTDIRRKLASESRVSKFNIGTELRMAFGSALRETLAANPDSYDRVALLKPTIAPVRQVAAKVLTGIGPLS encoded by the coding sequence ATGACCATCGCGACGCTTACCGATGTCCTGCAACCGGCCATGGCGAACGGATACGCCATTGGCGGGCTTGTGGTTCTGGGCTGGGAAGATGCGAAAGCCTATGTGGAGGCCGCGGAAGAAACCGGAATGCCGGTCATTCTTCAGGCCGGGCCTGGCTGCCGCGCTTATACGCCGATGCCAATTTTGGGAAAAATGTTTCGGCATCTGGCAGAACAGGCCAGCATTCCGGTGGTGTGTCATCTGGACCATGGTTATAAGCGCGAAGAGTGTTTTGAAGCAATCGACTGCGGTTTTACATCCGTGATGTTTGATGGTTCAAAACTGCCGCTTTCGGAGAATATTGATAAAACCGCAAGCATTGCTGAAAAGGCGCATGCTGCTGGCGTTTCTCTTGAGGGCGAAGTTGGCTATGTCGGCTATGCTGACGGCCCGGCATCTGCAGGCACAACGCCTGAGGAAGCGGAACGGTTTGACCGGGAAAGCGGCGCCGATGCAATGGCAATTTCCATCGGCAATGTCCATCTTCAAACCGAAAAGAGTGCTGGAATTGATTTTGCAGCATTGCGTGCCATTGAAGCGGTCACCCGCTTGCCATTGGTTCTGCATGGCGGCAGTGGGATTCCAACTGACATCCGCCGCAAACTGGCTTCAGAATCGCGCGTTTCAAAGTTCAATATTGGCACTGAACTGCGCATGGCCTTTGGCTCTGCGTTACGCGAAACCCTGGCAGCCAACCCGGACAGCTATGACCGCGTTGCGCTGCTCAAACCAACCATTGCTCCCGTAAGGCAGGTTGCTGCAAAAGTTCTGACAGGGATCGGACCGCTGAGCTAG